One segment of Massilia sp. Se16.2.3 DNA contains the following:
- a CDS encoding acetate kinase: MASADLLSAARGAGQAPANPASASPLAAGLSVPAPAAQLDLLRGTGPAGAAPQSPRRPGGTGGGAGQRAHRRHQHGCGRPRPPTRDARTPEVAPIFEQPGVLTPRGKYVFEPALQYGYSSSNRVALVGYTVIPALLIGLIDVREVKRNTTTATVTLRRGLTNRVEVEAKLPYVYRSDATVSREVFTGTAVERAFETSGKSIGDIELAARYQLNDGGVDKPYFIGGLRFKSRTGKDPFEVTTDCQRRCIGENITGSGLPLELPTGSGFYSLQPSLTWLFPSDPAVFFGSFSYLHNFKREVSRTVLGGEQESLGEVAPGGVIGFNFGMGLALNDKASFSVGYDHNSVARTKQSGRTVPGSVRMQLGTLLIGYSYRLSDKKTLSVAVGAGLTRDTPDVTLMVRVPMSF; the protein is encoded by the coding sequence GTGGCCTCCGCCGACCTGCTGTCCGCCGCACGCGGCGCCGGACAGGCACCGGCGAATCCGGCATCGGCCTCCCCGCTCGCGGCCGGCTTGAGCGTGCCGGCCCCCGCAGCGCAGCTCGACCTGCTGCGTGGCACCGGCCCCGCGGGCGCGGCGCCGCAATCCCCCCGCCGCCCCGGCGGCACCGGTGGCGGGGCCGGCCAGCGCGCCCACCGCCGCCACCAGCACGGCTGCGGTCGGCCGCGCCCCCCCACGCGCGATGCGCGCACGCCCGAGGTCGCGCCCATCTTCGAACAACCGGGCGTGCTGACGCCACGCGGCAAATATGTATTCGAACCGGCCCTGCAATATGGCTACTCGTCGAGCAACCGGGTCGCCCTGGTCGGCTATACCGTCATTCCGGCGCTCCTGATCGGCCTGATCGACGTGCGCGAGGTCAAGCGCAACACGACCACCGCCACCGTCACCCTGCGCCGCGGCCTCACCAACCGTGTCGAAGTCGAGGCCAAGCTGCCCTACGTCTACCGCAGCGACGCCACCGTCAGCCGCGAGGTGTTCACCGGCACCGCCGTGGAGCGTGCGTTCGAAACCAGCGGCAAGTCGATCGGCGACATCGAACTGGCCGCGCGCTACCAGCTCAACGACGGCGGCGTCGACAAGCCGTATTTCATCGGCGGCCTGCGCTTCAAGTCGCGCACCGGCAAGGATCCCTTCGAAGTCACCACCGACTGCCAGCGCCGCTGCATCGGCGAGAACATCACCGGCAGCGGCCTGCCGCTGGAGCTGCCGACCGGCTCGGGCTTCTACTCGCTGCAGCCGAGCCTGACCTGGCTGTTCCCGTCCGACCCGGCAGTCTTCTTCGGCAGCTTCAGCTACCTGCACAATTTCAAGCGCGAGGTCTCGCGCACGGTGCTCGGCGGAGAGCAGGAATCGCTCGGCGAGGTGGCACCGGGCGGCGTCATCGGCTTCAATTTCGGCATGGGCCTGGCGCTGAACGACAAGGCCTCGTTCAGCGTCGGCTACGACCACAACTCGGTGGCGCGCACCAAACAGTCCGGACGCACCGTGCCGGGTTCGGTGCGCATGCAGCTCGGTACACTCCTGATCGGCTATTCCTACCGCTTGAGCGACAAGAAAACGCTCAGCGTGGCGGTCGGTGCCGGCCTGACGCGCGATACGCCGGACGTGACGCTGATGGTGCGTGTGCCGATGTCGTTCTGA
- a CDS encoding C39 family peptidase produces the protein MKRRALSWLAWGALLLPAASGAAEMALPSGMRVGMPVKSMKDLRFQATLRQQYDFSCGSAALATLLTHHYATPTSEQDAFREMFVGGDQQKIRREGFSLLDMQRYLKSHGFTANGFQLPLDKLIEAKLPAIVLVSDNGYHHFVVVKGAEDGRILLGDPSRGTRLMPRARFESIWTNKLLFVIHDGPRKPGFNQDADWRNAPRAPLDDGLGRAVDSTYGLPKFGPGDF, from the coding sequence ATGAAGCGCCGCGCACTTTCCTGGCTTGCCTGGGGCGCCCTGCTGCTGCCGGCGGCGAGCGGCGCCGCCGAGATGGCCCTGCCCAGCGGCATGCGCGTCGGCATGCCCGTGAAAAGCATGAAGGACCTGCGTTTCCAGGCCACGCTGCGCCAGCAGTACGACTTCAGTTGCGGCTCGGCCGCGCTCGCCACGCTGCTGACCCACCACTACGCCACCCCGACCAGCGAACAGGATGCCTTCCGGGAGATGTTCGTCGGCGGCGACCAGCAGAAAATCCGCCGCGAAGGCTTTTCGCTGCTCGACATGCAGCGCTACCTGAAAAGCCACGGCTTTACCGCCAACGGCTTCCAGCTGCCGCTCGACAAGCTGATCGAGGCGAAGCTGCCGGCCATCGTGCTCGTCTCGGACAACGGCTACCACCATTTCGTGGTCGTCAAGGGTGCTGAAGACGGGCGCATCCTGCTGGGCGACCCGTCGCGCGGCACGCGCCTGATGCCGCGCGCGCGCTTCGAGTCGATCTGGACCAACAAACTGCTGTTCGTCATCCACGACGGCCCGCGCAAGCCCGGCTTCAACCAGGACGCGGACTGGCGCAACGCGCCGCGTGCGCCGCTGGACGATGGCCTCGGCCGCGCCGTCGACAGCACCTACGGGCTGCCGAAATTCGGCCCCGGCGATTTCTAA